From the genome of Verrucomicrobiia bacterium, one region includes:
- a CDS encoding YcxB family protein → MNPPPTPSTAPAPVSITFNLNRWDLLQCRLWGITQNRFLVGMILFFSIALPAINPPGPGKSPNPILFETFFFIIAFCGILGFMIALQIVVQIALLFSSQSLGVLGKQEIIIREDALVARSETSESIHLWKGFHKMRDAGGFIFLYVGGNIVHYIPRRCFPSPAAAADFKNQIKAHVSPKQNF, encoded by the coding sequence ATGAATCCACCACCCACGCCTTCGACTGCTCCGGCGCCTGTTTCAATCACTTTCAATTTAAATCGCTGGGATCTTTTGCAATGCCGTCTGTGGGGCATTACCCAGAACCGCTTCCTCGTCGGCATGATTTTATTTTTTAGCATAGCGCTACCGGCCATCAATCCACCCGGACCAGGGAAGTCACCCAACCCAATTTTGTTCGAAACATTTTTCTTTATAATCGCATTCTGCGGAATACTGGGTTTTATGATAGCGTTGCAAATTGTTGTTCAGATCGCCTTGCTCTTTTCCAGCCAATCCTTGGGAGTCCTGGGCAAACAAGAAATTATAATTCGTGAGGATGCCTTGGTCGCCCGATCGGAAACCAGCGAATCCATTCATCTGTGGAAAGGTTTTCATAAAATGCGCGACGCAGGAGGATTCATATTTTTATACGTCGGTGGAAATATCGTTCATTACATTCCTCGGCGTTGCTTCCCATCACCCGCCGCCGCCGCAGATTTCAAAAATCAAATCAAGGCCCACGTTTCGCCAAAACAAAATTTTTAG